CTCCGCTTCGCTGCGGGGCACCTGCGAGCGGGCGGTCGCCCTTGCGGTCCGCTGGTCGCGTTCCGGACTGGCACTACACCGCTGGCTTTATCGCCTAGTCCAAGTTCAAACTAACTGGGCTGGCTATAGTTCGGTCGATGAAATCGACCGCAAGCGCGACCGCGCGCCGGCCGGTTAGGCCGGAAGCCAAGCGGGCCGGACGGCCCGCGCCCGGCGCTTGAGGGATCAAGAAAACAGAAACCATTTTCACCTTTAAGGTGAAAATGGTGCCACGAGAGAGAATTGAACTCTCGGCCTCACCCTTACCAAGGGTGCGCTCTACCACTGAGCTACCGCGGCACGCGGGCAGGCCTGCGTCGGCCCGCCGATTACGGTGGCGCGCTATTGTCTCGCACCGCCGCCATGTCAAGCATAGCTTGAGCAATCCGCGCCATACCCGCTAGGTGTTTCCCATGACTGAAGATCAGGGCAAGGAAATGTCGCGCGAGGAGCGGCTGGCGGAAAAACTGCGCGAGAACCTGCGCCGCCGCAAGCAGCAATCGCGCCTCTTGAGCGATGGGCCTAGCGAGGCGCCCACGGCCGAATCGCCCGCTTCCGCGCTTTCCAAGCCCGCCGGTGACAGCTAACGCGCGAAAAACGCGCATTAACAGGGAACAGACATGTCGACCTTGATCCTCGTCCGCCACGGGCAGAGCCAGTGGAACCTCGAAAACCGTTTCACCGGCTGGTGGGATGTCGACCTGACGGAGAAGGGCGTGTCCGAAGCGACTGCCGCGGGCGAGCTGCTGAAGGAAAAGGACGTGCTGCCCACCAGCGCCTTTACCTCCCTGCAGACCCGCGCCATCCGCACCCTGCACCTGGCGCTGCATGCTGCCGATCGCCTGTGGGTCCCGGTGACCAAGGACTGGCACCTGAATGAGCGGCACTATGGCGGGCTGACCGGCCTCGACAAGCAGGAAACGCGCGACAAGCATGGCGACGAGCAGGTGCATATCTGGCGCCGCAGCTTCGACGTGCCGCCGCCGGAAATGGAACCGGGCCATGAATACGACATGCTCGGCGATCCGCGTTACGAAGGCATCGATATCCCCAGCACGGAAAGCCTGAAGCTGACCATCGAGCGCGTGCTGCCATTCTGGGAAAACGCCATCCTGCCGGTGCTGGAAGACGGCGAGACGGTGATCGTCTCCGCCCACGGCAATTCCCTGCGCGCGCTGGTGAAGCACCTGTCCGGCATCTCGGACGATGACATCACCGGGCTGGAAATTCCCACCGGCCAGCCGATCATCTACGAATTCGCAGCCGACGCCGATGGCGAATTGCAGCCCGGCGAGATGCGGTACCTCAAGGATATCTGAGAAGATGGCAGCACCAGTCGCAATCGTGATGGGCAGCCAGTCCGACTGGCCGACCATGCAATGCGCCGCACAGGCGCTGGACGAGTTGGGCGTGGCCTACGAGGCGCGCATTGTCTCCGCTCACCGCACGCCCGACCGCATGGTGGACTTCGCGCGCGGCGCGGAAGATGCCGGGCACAAGGTCATCATCGCCGGCGCGGGCGGCGCGGCGCACCTGCCGGGCATGATCAGCGCGCTCACCCACCTCCCCGTCTTGGGCGTGCCGGTGCAGTCCAAGGCGCTGAGCGGGCAGGACAGCCTGCTTTCCATCGTGCAGATGCCCGCCGGCGTCCCCACCGCCACCTTTGCCATCGGCGAGGCGGGCGCGACCAATGCGGGCCTTTACGCGGCAGCCATCCTCGCCCTGTCCGACCCCGCGCTCTCGCAGCGGCTGAAGGACTGGCGCGATGCCCGGCGCGACGCTGTGGCAGAGCGGCCGGAATAGGGCGATGATCGCGCCCGGCAGCACGATCGGCATCCTTGGCGGCGGGCAGCTCGGCCGCATGCTGGCGGTTTCCGCCGCTCAGCTGGGCTATCGCTGCCATGTCTTCGCCCCCGAAAAGGTCAGCGTGGCGGCAGAGGTGAGCGCGGAATTCACCAGCGCCAAGTGGACCGACCAGGCCGCCATGGCCCGCTTCGGCGAGGCCTGCGACGTGGTGACTTACGAGTTCGAGAACGTGCCCGTTGCCCCGCTCGCCGCGATCCCGGCGGAGAAGCTGCATCCCCCCACCCGCGCACTGGAAGCGGCGCAGGACCGGCTGGCGGAAAAGAACTTCGTCACGGATCTGGGCGGATCGCCCGCGCCCTTTGCCAAGGTGGACTCGGACGAGGACCTGGCCAGCGCCATCGAACGCATCGGCACGCCCGGCATCCTCAAGACGCGGCGCGATGGCTATGACGGCAAGGGCCAGTGGCGCATCATGGACCGGCGCGAGGCGGAAGGCATGCGCCTGCCCGGCGATTCGCTGGTCTATGAAGGCTTCGTGCGCTTCACTTGCGAATTCAGCGTCATCCTGGTGCGCGGCCGCGATGGCGAGGTGCGCTTCTGGGACAGCGCGCATAACACGCATGAGAACGGCATCCTGGCCCATTCCTCCCTGCCCGCGCCCGCCATCGTGGGCGAACAGGTAGAAGCAGCCCGCAAACTGGCCCGCGATGCGGCCGATGCGCTTGGCTATGTCGGCGTGCTGACCTGCGAATTCTTTGCCACGGAGGCCGGACCGGTCTTCAACGAGATGGCCCCGCGCGTGCACAATTCCGGCCACTGGACGATCGAGGGTGCGGCCACCAGCCAGTTCGAGAACCATATCCGCGCCATCTGCGGCCTGCCGCTGGG
This genomic interval from Paraurantiacibacter namhicola contains the following:
- the gpmA gene encoding 2,3-diphosphoglycerate-dependent phosphoglycerate mutase, with the translated sequence MSTLILVRHGQSQWNLENRFTGWWDVDLTEKGVSEATAAGELLKEKDVLPTSAFTSLQTRAIRTLHLALHAADRLWVPVTKDWHLNERHYGGLTGLDKQETRDKHGDEQVHIWRRSFDVPPPEMEPGHEYDMLGDPRYEGIDIPSTESLKLTIERVLPFWENAILPVLEDGETVIVSAHGNSLRALVKHLSGISDDDITGLEIPTGQPIIYEFAADADGELQPGEMRYLKDI
- the purE gene encoding 5-(carboxyamino)imidazole ribonucleotide mutase, with protein sequence MAAPVAIVMGSQSDWPTMQCAAQALDELGVAYEARIVSAHRTPDRMVDFARGAEDAGHKVIIAGAGGAAHLPGMISALTHLPVLGVPVQSKALSGQDSLLSIVQMPAGVPTATFAIGEAGATNAGLYAAAILALSDPALSQRLKDWRDARRDAVAERPE
- a CDS encoding 5-(carboxyamino)imidazole ribonucleotide synthase yields the protein MIAPGSTIGILGGGQLGRMLAVSAAQLGYRCHVFAPEKVSVAAEVSAEFTSAKWTDQAAMARFGEACDVVTYEFENVPVAPLAAIPAEKLHPPTRALEAAQDRLAEKNFVTDLGGSPAPFAKVDSDEDLASAIERIGTPGILKTRRDGYDGKGQWRIMDRREAEGMRLPGDSLVYEGFVRFTCEFSVILVRGRDGEVRFWDSAHNTHENGILAHSSLPAPAIVGEQVEAARKLARDAADALGYVGVLTCEFFATEAGPVFNEMAPRVHNSGHWTIEGAATSQFENHIRAICGLPLGDTATTARKVDMANIIGAAAGDWQHWLEQGDAHLHLYGKGEAREGRKMGHVTLLER